Proteins from a genomic interval of Salmo trutta chromosome 39, fSalTru1.1, whole genome shotgun sequence:
- the inha gene encoding inhibin alpha chain codes for MRSGPSSVLSCALLLLWTQTLTQACQGDELPRDVVLDWFKQHLLDGLGLEQPPEPSQQAPDGGRERAEAGRGHRRSTRVGRAAWAQDHRRHHQESHEQVILFPSSGSTCDSSDSPSEERATSHFTYYFQSSLDNQQSAITSAHFWFYAGEGASRNITPLFLLTSDQQLLQVAEFPAKTTADGWTTYHVEHHLLTALTQGPFVLQVRCPACECHANEADKMPFLHLHARPHGPDRSPRRAAATIPWFPSAIDLLMRPSQQKPEYSDCQREMINISFQELGWDNWIVHPKVLNFYYCHGTCSASDRTTAMLGIKQCCAPVPGTMKSLRFTTTSDGGYSFKYETLPNIIPEECTCI; via the exons ATGCGGAGTGGTCCTTCTAGCGTCCTCTCCTGTGCCCTGCTACTCCTGTGGACCCAGACCCTGACCCAGGCCTGCCAGGGAGACGAGCTGCCTCGTGACGTGGTGTTGGACTGGTTCAAACAGCACCTCCTTGATGGGTTAGGGCTGGAGCAGCCCCCTGAGCCCAGCCAACAGGCCCCTgatgggggcagagagagagcagaggcggGGCGAGGTCACCGGAGATCCACCAGGGTAGGGAGGGCAGCCTGGGCACAGGACCACAGGAGGCATCACCAGGAGAGCCATGAGCAAGTCATCCTCTTCCCCAGCTCTG GCTCTACCTGTGATAGCTCAGACTCCCCATCAGAGGAGAGAGCCACCAGCCACTTCACCTACTACTTCCAATCCTCCCTAGACAACCAGCAGTCTGCCATCACCTCAGCCCATTTCTGGTTCTACGCAGGCGAGGGGGCCAGCAGGAACAtcacccctctcttcctcctcactTCAGACCAGCAGCTCCTCCAGGTGGCAGAGTTTCCAGCCAAGACCACCGCTGATGGCTGGACCACCTACCACGTCGAGCACCACCTCCTCACCGCCCTGACCCAAGGCCCCTTCGTACTCCAGGTGCGCTGCCCCGCCTGCGAATGCCACGCAAACGAAGCCGACAAAATGCCATTCCTCCACCTGCACGCCCGACCTCACGGCCCAGACCGCTCCCCACGGCGAGCGGCCGCCACCATTCCCTGGTTCCCATCGGCCATCGACCTCCTGATGCGGCCATCGCAGCAGAAGCCAGAGTACAGCGACTGTCAGCGGGAGATGATCAACATCTCGTTCCAGGAGCTGGGCTGGGACAACTGGATCGTTCACCCGAAGGTTCTCAACTTCTACTACTGTCATGGCACCTGCTCGGCTTCGGACCGCACCACTGCTATGCTGGGGATCAAACAGTGCTGCGCTCCGGTCCCCGGGACCATGAAGTCACTACGGTTCACCACTACGTCTGACGGAGGGTACTCCTTTAAATACGAGACCCTGCCCAACATCATACCAGAGGAGTGCACCTGTATCTAG